TGTGCGGCCCGGTGGCCCGCGTCCGCGACCTTCCCACGCGGCCCGAAACGGCGGGCCGGTGGCACGAGTGAGTGGGAAGGGGCCGGAACGGTGCTGTGATCAGCACCGTTCCGGTGTGCCGGCGTCTTGATTCGAAAGCAAGCGCTCCAGCGTTTTCGCGAGCATGCCTCGACCGCGTGCGCACGACCTCGCTCGGGCCCCGGATGCCGTCGAGTGTCTCCTCCGGGGTTCGAAGGGCCCCCGCGACGAGTGGCGTGTCCGACGGCGATCTACCACGCCTTCGGCTCACCGGCAGCGCTGCGCGGGCTGGGGGCCGCCCAGTGTCGAGGAGTTCCCGCGTCTGCGGACGGAACTCCTCGACGAAGCACCGGGCGCGGCGTCACGCCACGGCAATCAGCTCGTCCGGCGTGGGTGGGGGTTCGGCTGGAGCCTCGCGCAGCACCCGGACGGTAGTAGAATGCGAGCGTGATCATTCGTCGCATGTGGTGGTGGCTGCCCTAAGGCGGCCATTGCTGTGCGTACGGGCCGTCTGCGACGGCCCCGCGATCCCCGTGCGACGCGCCTGGTCGGCAGACGACCCACCGACCGTGAAAGGCGCGCCATGACTGGATCTTTCGCATCGTCGCTTCGGGCGGCTCACCAACGCAGCGAGGAACTGGCACACGAGATCGCCAAGGACCCGCGGGGGCCCCGGGTGCTCACCGGTGACCGTCCCACCGGGGCGCTGCACGTGGGCCACTACTTCGGCAGCCTGCGCAATCGGGTGCGGCTGTAGCGGCTCGGCGTCGAGACGTTCGTGCTCATCGCCGACTACCAGGTCCTGACCGACCGCGACGTCGCGGAGAACCTCCCCGAGTACGTGGAGGGGCTCGTGCTCGACTACCCGGCGGTGGGCATCGACCCCACGGGCGCGACCGTGTTCGCCCATAGCCAGGTGCCCGAGCTCAATCAGCTTCTGCTTCCGTTCCTCAGCCTCGTGACCGTCGCGGAACTCGGCCGCAACCCCACCGTGAAGGAGGAGATCGCCGCGAGCAGGCAGGCCGCGGTGAGCGGCCTGATGTTCACCTACCCCGTGCACCAGGCCGCCGACATACTGGCGTGTGGGGGCGAACCTGGTTCCCGTCGGCAAGGACCAGCTGCCGCATCTAGAAGTGACGCGATTGATCGCCCGGAGGGCAACAACCGCTACGGGAAGCTCTTCCCGGAACCGGACGCCCTGCTCAGCGAGGCTCCGTCCTTGCTCGGGCTCGACGGGCAGAAGATGAGCAAGAGTCGGAACAACACGATCCCGCTCTCCGCCGGCGAGGACGAGACGGCTCGTTTGATCAAGCGCGCGAAGCCCGATTCGGAACGGCGGATCACCTACGATCCCGAGAACCGTCCCGAGGTGTCCAGCCTCGTCCTGCTCGCGGCGCTCTGCCAGGACCGGTCGCCTCGGGACCTCGCCGAGGAGATCGGTGACGGCGGCGCGGGCACGCTCAAGAAAGTCGTGACGGAGAGCGTCAACGAACATCTACGTCCGATCAGGAAAGCCCGCGCGGAGTACGCGCGCGATCGCGCCGAGGTGCGACGAATTCTCGAACGGGGCAACGAGAAAGCTCGGGCGACAGCTGCCGACTGTCTCCAGCGGGTGCGGGAGCACATGGGAATGGCGTACTGATCGTCAGGCGGTCGATGTCGCGTTCCCACGCCGGAACTGATTCCCGTCGATTCGCTACCGGAATGCGGCCGGAGGTCCGGATCGGGCTGTCGGGCCGCTGCGGGTTACGGTCCGGTCCGCGTCGGGGCGCCGGGAGGGTCAGTCGCATGTTCGGCGTCCCGCTGCCGCGGACCCACGGTCGTTGGGCAAGCGACCCGGACGGGAGTGCCTTGAACACGAAAGGGAATCACGATTACACGTACCGTGTTGGAGTAACGGGACCATCCCGATCCCAATGGCGAGCTCGGCCAGTTCGTCGGTCAGTGCATGCTCGACCCGCGTATGACACGGGTTGAGCACGAGCAGTCGTGCTCGGTCCCCCTGGGGACCGAGCAGGGTTTTGCGCCCCCGGCAGGATTCGAACCTGCGACCTAGAGATTAGAAGGCTCTTGCTCTATCCAGCTGAGCTACGGAGGCTTGTGGCGACCGTGCTTGGTCACTGCACGTGACCTAGCTTAGTCACCGCTACCTGCCTGATCGCTCGACACCGGAGATTCGTTTCATCCCTCACCCGAGTTGGTGACCTAATCTTCGCTCAAGGTAAGCGTAATCGTGATCAGCCGACTTGCCCGTGGTGTAACGCCAGCTCGGGGCCCGTTGGCACGTGTCGGAGTGTTCCTCCGCTCCGTCGAGATTCTTGAAACGAGGATTTCGATCGCCTGTGTCCGGCCCGGTGAGTGATCACCGTCGAAGTGAGACCGCTCACCGGGCCGGGGCCCCGGACGTCGGGCGGCGGTCGGACGTCCGGGGCAGGGCCGCGCGGTCGGGGCAGGCGGCGGCCCCCGAACCCACGTCGTCACGCACGGGTTCCCCTGCCGCGGTGACGTCGTGGCTCGGATCGGAGCGTGGGCGGGGAGCGGTCAGTTCCAGATCTGCACCGCCCGCACCACGTACGGACTTCGCGGCACGAACGTGCCCGGTCCGGGATAGGTACTGAAATCGGCCTCCGTGGAGCAGTGCGCGTCCTGATAGACGGTGACGTGCCGATCGATGAGGTTGCTGAACGACCGCGCCGTCATCCCGTCGGGAAGCGGTCTGCACTCCTCGGGGTTGGTGTTGCGAAGATCGAGGCGGACGAGGGTGCCGCCGTAGTCGGCTTCCGACCACAGGCAGAACTCACCCGTCTCGCACGCGGAGGCCCCACGAGGCCGGGCCGCGCCCTCCGCGTGTGCCACGGTGGTGGGGGCCACGCTCGCTGCCAGTGTGAAGGCCAGGCCGGACAGGAACACCACCGCGCGTCGACGCCGAGCGGCGCGGGGACGGGCGGACACGGCGGCGAGAGTGCGGCGGTGCGAGTGTCGGTTCACGGACGGTCTCCCCTCTTGTGCGTCGGTCTCCGTGGCCGAGTGGCCTGGTGTGATCCACGATGGCTGGTTGGGGGAGGGGATGTCAGGACGAGGAACGTGGCCCTGTGGACAACCGCGGGGGACTGCCACGGTGGGGTGAAAGTTGTCCCCAGCGAGACCGAGATCGCCTACCCGGTGTGCCAGGTGTGTTACGGGGCGGATCTTCCGGTGTCTCGACGCTCCGGGTTCGGGGTTCCCGTCGAAAGGAAACGACGCGAACGGCGCGAGCCGCCACACATCCGGCGCCCTCCGCCGAAGGGGTCTCGATGAGCTGGGCATACCCTCGTAGCGTGTCCGCGGAAGCCAAACCCGACGCACCCGACAGCGGTGCAGCGAGCGCCGAGACCGGGACAGCGCCTCGGCGACAACCCCGTCGTCGCGCCGCGTTGGGCTCGCTCCTGCTCGTGGGTGGGCTGCTCGCCGTCGCCGTCGCGGTGGGCATCGTCGTCCTCACCGGCGGCCTGAACTACGGGGTGGCCGGCCTGACCGATCCCGGCGACCTCACCCGCTACGGGATCATGGCCGTGCGGGTCGGTTCCGACCTTTCCGCCGCGGTGTGCATCGGCTCGTTGCTGCTGGCGGCGTTCCTCGTGCCGCCCCAGAAGTCGGGGACGCTCGACGTGGACGGTTACGCGGGCCTGCGGACGGCGGGAACGGCCGCGTGGGTGTGGTTCCTCTTCGCGATCGCGTCGGTGTTCTTCACCGCGGCCGACGGCGCGGGCAAGCCCGTCACCGACGTGTTCGACCCCGTGGTGCTGGTGAACTACGTCGAGGCCCTCGAACAGCCGAAGGGCTGGTTGCTCACGGCCGTCGTCGCGCTGCTGCTGGCGCTGGGCTGTCGCCTGGTGCTGTCGTGGGGCTGGACCGTGGTGCTGTTCTTCCTCTCCGTCGGGGGGCTGCTGCCGATCGCCGCCACGGGGCACTCCGCGAGCGGCGGCGCGCACGACGTGGCCACCAACAGCCTGCTGTTCCACCTGGTCGGCGCGGCGTTGTGGGTGGGCGGGCTCATCGCCCTGCTGGCGCACGCCCGGCGCAGGGGGGACCACCTGCCGTTGGCGGCCTCGCGGTTCTCCACGACGGCACTGGTCTGTTGGATCGTGTTGGGCGTCTCGGGCGTGGTGAACGCGCTCGTGCGGGTGGCGCCCGAGCAGCTCCTCACCACCGACTACGGGCTGGTGGTGCTCGCGAAGATCGTCGCGATCGCGGTGCTCGGCGTGTTCGGTCACCAACACCGCAAGCGCAGCGTGCGGGAGCTCGCCGAGGGCGTGGGCGGTGGCACGCTGGTGCGCCTGGCCGCCGTCGAGGTGCTGGTCATGTTCGTGACGTTCGGCCTGGCCACGGCGCTGTCGCGGACCCCGCCGCCGAGGGAGATCGCGGCGCAGCCCTCCACCGTCGAGTTGCTCATCGGCTACGACCTCGACACCGCGCTCACGCCGCTCGGCGTGTTCACGGAATGGCGTTTCGACCTGGTCTACGGCACGGCGGCCATCGTGCTCGCCGTGCTCTACCTCGCGGGGGTGCGCAGGCTACGCCGCCGCGGGGACGTCTGGCCGGTGGGACGGACGGTGGCGTGGTTGTCCGGCTGCGCGATGCTGTTGCTGGCCACCTCGTCGGGTCTCGGCCGCTACTCGCCCGCGATGTTCAGCATCCACATGATCACGCACATGACGCTGAACATGCTGGTGCCGATCCTGCTGGTGCTCGGGGGTGCGGTGACGCTCGCGCTGCGGGCGCTGCCGCCCGCGGGCCGGGGGCGGCCGCCGGGGCCCAGGGAATGGGTGCTCGCCCTGGTGCACTCGCCGATCGCCAGGGTGCTCACCAACCCGGTCGTCGCGTTGGTCGTCTTCGTCGGGTCGTTCTACGTCCTGTACTACTCGGGCCTGTTCGACGTCGCGCTCGACCAGCACTGGGCGCATCTGGCGATGAACGCGCACTTCCTGCTGGCGGGTTACGTGTTCTTCTGGCCGATCATCGGCATCGACCCGGCTCCCCGGCAGTTGCCGCCGCTGGGCAAGCTCGGTCTGCTGCTGGCGTCCGTGCCGTTCCACGCCTTCTTCGGCGTGATCCTCATGAACATGCAGACGGTGATCGGCGAGGGCTTCTACCGCTCGCTGGATCTTCCGTGGGTCGACGGTCTGCTGGACGATCAGCGCGTCGGCGGCGGTATCGCGTGGGCGTCCGGGGAGTTGCCCGTCCTGATCGTCATGATCGCGTTGCTCGTGCAGTGGACGCGCAGCGACGAGCGCGAGGCGAAGCGGCGGGATCGCCGGGAGGAGGCCACCGGTGACGCGGAGCTGGCCGCCTACAACGCCATGTTGAAACAGTTGGCGCAGCGGGACGGTTCCCGCGACTGACGGGCGTGCCCACCGTACGCCGAGTGACCCACCGGTGACCGGGGTACGGGCGGCCTCGGCCTCGCTCTACGATCGGGGGTATGGCCGAGTTCATCTACACCATGAAGAAGGTGCGCAAGACCGTCGGGGACAAGGTCATCCTCGACGACGTCAGCACCGCGTTCTACCCCGGCGCCAAGATCGGCGTGGTGGGGCCGAACGGTGCGGGTAAGTCCACCGTTCTGAAGATCATGGCTGGGCTCGACCAACCGAGCAACGGCGAGGCGTTCCTCCAGCCGGGCGCGAGCGTGGGCATCCTCTTGCAGGAGCCGCCGCTCAACGAGGAGAAGACGGTGCGCGGCAACGTCGAGGAAGGCCTCGGCGACATCAAGGTGAAACTCGACCGATTCAACGAGATCGCCAACCTGCTCGCCACCGACTACAGCGACGAGCTGATGGAGGAGATGGGCAAGCTGCAGGAGGAGCTCGACCACGCGGACGCGTGGGAGCTCGACTCGCAGCTCGAACAGGCGATGGACGCGTTGCGTTGCCCGCCGGGCGACGAGCCGGTGACCCACCTCTCCGGTGGGGAACGGCGTCGGGTCGCGCTGTGCAAGCTGCTGCTGTCGAAGCCGGACCTCCTGCTGCTCGACGAGCCCACCAACCACCTCGACGCGGAAAGCGTTCAGTGGCTGGAGCAGTTCCTGGCGACCTATCCGGGTGCGGTCCTCGCCGTCACGCACGACCGGTACTTCCTCGACAACGTCGCCGAGTGGATCATGGAGCTGGACCGGGGACGCGTCGAGGGCTACGAGGGCAACTACTCCACCTACCTGCAGAAGAAGCGGGAACGGTTGGAGGTCCAGGGCAAGAAGGACGCCAAGCTCGCCAAGCGACTGGCGAAGGAACTGGAGTGGGTCCGCTCCAACGCGAAGGCCCGCCAGAGCAAGTCCCGCGCGCGTCTCGAGCGCTACGAGCAGATGGCCGCGGAGGCGGAGAAGACCCGCAAGCTGGACTTCGAGGAGATCCAGATCCCGCCGGGGCCGCGGCTGGGCAACGTCGTCGTGGAGGTCGAGAACCTCAGCAAGGGCTTCGACGGTCGGCTGCTGATCGACAACCTCTCGTTCACGTTGCCGCGCAACGGCATCGTCGGGGTCATCGGTCCCAACGGCGTCGGTAAGACGACGCTGTTCAAAACGATCGTGGGGCTGGAGAAGCCGGACTCGGGCGAGGTGCGGATCGGCGAGACCGTCAAGCTCTCCTACGTCGACCAGCAGCGCGAGGGCATCGACCCGAACAAGACGGTGTGGGAAGTGGTGTCCGACGGGCTGGACCACATCCACGTCGGGCAGACCGAGATGCCGTCGCGCGCGTACGTGAGCGCGTTCGGCTTCAAGGGACCGGACCAGCAGAAGCCCGCGGGCGTGCTCTCGGGCGGTGAGCGCAACCGGTTGAACCTGGCGTTGACGTTGAAGCAGGGCGGCAACCTGATCCTGCTCGACGAGCCGACCAACGACCTCGACGTCGAAACGCTCGGTTCGCTGGAGAACGCTTTGGAGCAGTTCCCCGGCTGCGCCGTGGTGATCTCGCACGACAGGTGGTTCCTCGACCGGGTCGCGACCCATATTCTCGCTTGGGAAGGGACCGAGGAGAACCCGGCGAAGTGGTTCTGGTTCGAGGGCAACTTCGAAGGCTACGAGAAGAACAAGGTCGAGCGACTGGGGGCGGAAGCTGCCAGGCCGCACCGGGTGACTCATCGGAAACTGACCCGCGACTGACGTCGTAGTGGGACGTGGGAACGGCGAGGCGACGGGACCTCGCCGTTCCCACGTCCCGCGCGATGGAGTCAGAGCCCCGGAGCCGACAGTTGAGGACAGACCCAGTGGCGACCACTGAGCAGACAAGCGAAAGTGCGGCGGGTGACCGGAGAGCGGCGTCCGGCGGCATGACCGGGGGCTCGGCTTCCGCCGAGCGTCTGGTGGAGCGGGCTTCGGCCCTGCGGGTGAGGGCTCCCGAGCTGGCTCTCATCCTCGGCGAGCGAGCCGCGGCCGTGGCGGAGGCGTGCGGGGACAATGAGCTGTGGATCCGCGCGGAGAGCCTCGCCGTTCACTCGAAGATCCAATTGGGGCATCGGGCGTCCACGGTGGGTCGAGCCGTGACGGCGTTGCGGGCGGCCGAGGACGCGGGACATTCCGTTCTCGTGGCGCAGTTGCGCACCGACCTCGCGGTGTGTGCACGGTCGGTGGGGGCGCCCCTGACGGGGTTGGCGGCGCTCCGGCCGGTGCTGACCGTCGGCGGTTTGTCGTCGGTGCAGCGGGCCGCGGCGTTGTGCCATCTCGTCGGTTGCCTCGGCACCTTCGGCCGCAAGGCCGAACTCGACCGGGTGCTGATGGAGGGCGACCGTCTGATCTCCCGTGACTCCCGGCTTTCCGACGACGACCGGTTGGTCGCGAGGGCGTTGTTGCGGGTCGGGGTGTCGGCGCACCGCAGGCGGCACGGTGACCTGGTGAGCGCCGCCGACGCCGCGCGCACGGGAATAGGTTTCCTGGACGACCTGTCGGACCCCGGAGCGGACGGCGGTCTGGCCCGCGTCCGGTTGGTACTCGAACTGGTCTGCTCGCTGCTCGACCGTGGCGACGTGGACATGGCGCTGGAGGTGGCCGAGCCGCTGTTGGCCCAGCCCGAGCGCGCCGCCGCCGTCGCGCCGATGGCGTGGCTGAGGATGGCCGTCGCCACCCGCGTGCACCTGGTGAACGGCTCGGCCGAGACGGCCGCGCGGACCCTGCGTGAGGCCGTCCACAGTGCGAGCAGGCACGGTCTGTACTCGTTGACGGCGCGGTTGTGGCTGGAGCTGGCCCACGTCGAGGAGCGCATCGGCCAGGCGAGCGAAGCGGTTCAGTGCCTGTATCGCGCGCGTTCCGCCGAGCACTTGTACACGCGTGTGAGCAGTCAGGCCCGTGCCCTGCTCACCGGCGTGTTCGGTGCCGGGGAGCAGGCGCCCGTCGACCTGGCGGAGATGGTGGCGGCAGCGGCGCAGGCGGCTTCCGCGTCGGCGGCGCCCCAGCCTCCCGCTCAGCGGACCTCGTCCGAGCCGTCGGCCGAGACCTTCGGCCGGACCGGTGGCAGGCGCAGGGCGGACGAACGCGATGGTTCGTCGAGGCCCAGGGTGGTGCTGCCGATGCTGCGGTTGGCTCCGCCTCCCGCCGACGAGGAGCCCACCCCGCGGTCGGAGCCGACGCGGTCCGCGCCCGCGAACGTGGCCGAAACCCCCGCGCCGAGGCGGAGCGAGGACGACGACGTGTCGGCCACCGAGGTCACCGCCGTCACCCCCGTGATCACCGACGACACCCCACCGCCCGAACCGAGGCGGCGACGGCGCAAGCCGGAGCCCGAGGAGGAGACGTCGGGGGCCACGCGGAAGACTCGGCACGACGCCGAACACGGCTCCGTCACGGCGAGGTCGGTGCTCGACCGGCTGGGGATCTCGCCGGGTGGTGGCGGGCGACGCCGGGCCGACAAGGACAAAGACAAGGACAAGGAGAGCGTCGCGTCTTTGCAGCGGGCGGTGTCCGACCAGCCGGAGTCGAGCGCGACCGACTCGTCGCCGTCCCGCCCCGAGCCGGTCGAACGGACCGAGACCACGACCGATTCCTCGGCCGACTCCTACGGGTGGCTGCCCCGGCTCAAACTGCCGCCGTCGCTGGCTCCGGTGAAGGAGGAGACCGTCTCGGCGACCGAATCCTCGGTGAACGGGTCGAGCGGTCGGGACACGGCGGAGGCCACCTCCGACCACACGGAGCAGTTCTCCTCCGGCCCGAGCACCGACTATCGCGTTCCCGCGGACGATCCTCCTCCGGACGCGGGGCTCGCGGAGTTGCTGGCCAGGGCGCTGGCCGAGCACCAGGCGGGTACCGCCAGCGCCGCGGCGTTGGTCAGGCAGCTCGGCGTGGACGACGATCAGTCGTCCGTCAACGGCAAACACCGGGGCAACGGCTAGCGCATCACAGGGGGCCTGGCAACCGCTGTTCAGGGGCCGTGGGACAGTAGCGGGGAGAGGCGTGACGTTGGGGTCTAGCCAGGACAGTGGAGAGTTGGGTTGCCTGACATACACTCGACCGGAACATCGATCCACCCCGGCACGGAGGATGTGAACACCGACCCGCCCGGCCGGCCTCGGAGCCCGGAGCAGATCCGCGACGAACTCGTCGAGGCGGCCGCCGCGCAGGCACCGGACATCGCGGACCTCGTTCGGCTGTACTACCGACTCGTCCCCGCAGAGGAGATCCTCGGTGACGATCCGACCGATCTGGTCGGGGCCGTCAGGTCGCACATGGAACTCGCTCGGCAGCGCGTTCCCGGCAGGCCGGCCGTCCGGTTGTTCAACCCGAACGCCGCCCACGACGGGTGGGCGCGGGAAGCCACGGTGGTGCAGGTCGTCACGGACGACATGCCCTACCTGGTGGACTCCGTGGCCGCCGAGCTGTCCCGCAGCGGGGTCCAGGTACAGCGCATCGTGCACCCGATCGTGGTCGTGAGCAGGGACGTCACGGGTGCGCTGCAGGAGATCCACCCGAAGGCGGACGTCGCGCAGCCCCCGGCGGGCGCGGCCGCCGAGTCGTGGATGTACCTGGAGATCGACCCGATCGGCGACCCCGCACGGGCGAGGGACCTGGACAACAAGCTGGTCGCGGTGCTCAGCGACGTCCGGGAGGTCGTCGAGGACACCGACAAGATGACCCAGGCCGCGATCGACATCGCGGTCTCGCTGGAGGAGCACCCGCCGCCCCTGCCGGAGGAGGAGGTCGCCGAGGGGGCCGCGCTGCTGCGGTGGCTCGCGGACAATCACTTCACGTTCCTGGGCTACCGCCACTACGAGGTCGTTCCCGAGTCGCGGTCCGGTGACGAGCCCGTGCTGCGGGCGGTGCTGGCGTCCGGGCTCGGAGTGTTGCGGCAGGACAGTCTCGCCGCGCGGAGCCTCACCAAGGGGCCCGACACGGACTCCCGCGTGTTGTCGCCCACGCTGCTCGTGCTCACCCACGCGAGCTCACCGTCCACTGTGCACCGGCCGATCTACCCGTACTACGTCGGAGTGAAGACCTTCGACGACGAGGGCCGGGTCACGGGCGAACACCGCTTCCTCGGCATGTTCACCTCGTCGGCCCTGCACGAGGACGTCCTCGACATCCCCGTGGTCAACCGGCGTGTCCGCGAGGTCATCCACCGGGCCGGGTTCCCGATGGAGTCGTACTCGGGACAGCGGATGCTGGACGTGCTGCAGAACTGGCCGCTGACCGACCTGTTGTCGGCCGACGCCGACTCGCTCTACGCCACGGCGACGGGTGCGATCACGTTGGCCGACCGCCGCAGGCTGCGCTTGTTCCTGCGCAAGGACCCGTACGGACGTTTCTACTCGTGCCTGGTGTTCCTGCCCCGTGACCGGTACACCACGTGGTCGCGGCTGGCCATGCAGCAGGTGTTGCTGGACGAACTCGAAGGCAGGTCGCTGGAGTACAGCACCCGTCTCGGCGAGACCCTGCTCGCGCAGATCCACTTCACCGTCTACACCGAACCGGGCGCCGTCACCGAACCGGACACCGTTCGCATCCAGGAGCGGCTCAACGAGGCCGTCCGCACGTGGGACGACTCGCTGGTGGAGGCGATCCTGGCCGAGCGCAGGGCGCGGGCGGGCAACGGCAAGGCCGTCACGTTGGCCGGTGAGGAGTCGGCGACCGAGCAGGCGCAGCGGTTCGCCTCGGCCTTCCCGGAGGCGTACAA
The window above is part of the Saccharomonospora glauca K62 genome. Proteins encoded here:
- the ettA gene encoding energy-dependent translational throttle protein EttA; this translates as MAEFIYTMKKVRKTVGDKVILDDVSTAFYPGAKIGVVGPNGAGKSTVLKIMAGLDQPSNGEAFLQPGASVGILLQEPPLNEEKTVRGNVEEGLGDIKVKLDRFNEIANLLATDYSDELMEEMGKLQEELDHADAWELDSQLEQAMDALRCPPGDEPVTHLSGGERRRVALCKLLLSKPDLLLLDEPTNHLDAESVQWLEQFLATYPGAVLAVTHDRYFLDNVAEWIMELDRGRVEGYEGNYSTYLQKKRERLEVQGKKDAKLAKRLAKELEWVRSNAKARQSKSRARLERYEQMAAEAEKTRKLDFEEIQIPPGPRLGNVVVEVENLSKGFDGRLLIDNLSFTLPRNGIVGVIGPNGVGKTTLFKTIVGLEKPDSGEVRIGETVKLSYVDQQREGIDPNKTVWEVVSDGLDHIHVGQTEMPSRAYVSAFGFKGPDQQKPAGVLSGGERNRLNLALTLKQGGNLILLDEPTNDLDVETLGSLENALEQFPGCAVVISHDRWFLDRVATHILAWEGTEENPAKWFWFEGNFEGYEKNKVERLGAEAARPHRVTHRKLTRD
- a CDS encoding cytochrome c oxidase assembly protein, translated to MGSLLLVGGLLAVAVAVGIVVLTGGLNYGVAGLTDPGDLTRYGIMAVRVGSDLSAAVCIGSLLLAAFLVPPQKSGTLDVDGYAGLRTAGTAAWVWFLFAIASVFFTAADGAGKPVTDVFDPVVLVNYVEALEQPKGWLLTAVVALLLALGCRLVLSWGWTVVLFFLSVGGLLPIAATGHSASGGAHDVATNSLLFHLVGAALWVGGLIALLAHARRRGDHLPLAASRFSTTALVCWIVLGVSGVVNALVRVAPEQLLTTDYGLVVLAKIVAIAVLGVFGHQHRKRSVRELAEGVGGGTLVRLAAVEVLVMFVTFGLATALSRTPPPREIAAQPSTVELLIGYDLDTALTPLGVFTEWRFDLVYGTAAIVLAVLYLAGVRRLRRRGDVWPVGRTVAWLSGCAMLLLATSSGLGRYSPAMFSIHMITHMTLNMLVPILLVLGGAVTLALRALPPAGRGRPPGPREWVLALVHSPIARVLTNPVVALVVFVGSFYVLYYSGLFDVALDQHWAHLAMNAHFLLAGYVFFWPIIGIDPAPRQLPPLGKLGLLLASVPFHAFFGVILMNMQTVIGEGFYRSLDLPWVDGLLDDQRVGGGIAWASGELPVLIVMIALLVQWTRSDEREAKRRDRREEATGDAELAAYNAMLKQLAQRDGSRD
- a CDS encoding peptidase inhibitor family I36 protein, which gives rise to MNRHSHRRTLAAVSARPRAARRRRAVVFLSGLAFTLAASVAPTTVAHAEGAARPRGASACETGEFCLWSEADYGGTLVRLDLRNTNPEECRPLPDGMTARSFSNLIDRHVTVYQDAHCSTEADFSTYPGPGTFVPRSPYVVRAVQIWN